From Bacteroidota bacterium, one genomic window encodes:
- a CDS encoding T9SS type A sorting domain-containing protein, with amino-acid sequence MKNHLFAIILLFAFNSGYCQATYLKRLNFNSESSSYYVAPEDSNLKFIDASISPDGNTFFHCGLQRGTTSIFKVDLQGNILSGAGGGYISHLSQSTTTALHATPDGGCIYANNSEAWSMYYFSYSEITKIDGSGHLSWNILLPCDSTSSISPVQEVYDIAILPNGNYACLALDSTYILDSLGNLIRTLNFQGPGKILGFSNGDMYLECSSFRGRMDTNGNPIWNNNSSLLHHDTTLYKLSGTTMNKLDGMTGAIISSAPYTPSSLGNILMMSDGGWCNYNSTSIKRFDSNGVLKWHSVITLPRFGMNYIAEQSDHTIITGGTYLSKRVTANEYDFSAFIATIDSTGHSVMDSTTQTWPGDANDDGIVEFSDVIYIALAQGATGPNRVDSSLYNFNDLQYHGGFEIGDIAIDFPGHFQNGVNLKQCDVYADGKIDSLDINDLASNISIYTYYPFWRRKSPSSENSSLPYFSVVPDRDSAFSGDTVRIYFILGDNGISVDSIFGLAFTLHSSPSQFWRQGIVVNSNVLNSDLGTISELRFGGYSQVGLYFARRDLQNAYNVQDTIGYIDYKIFDTLSYHSIINFPVGSFQAITASGFPVDFQYNSIPICARSIIASSPEVQLNKISLSPNPASDQLTLDHLPEGDLSIQIFNTEGKLCYSEKISDTPSYQINLSNFIPGLYQLLLRNGNSLSVSRKFVKE; translated from the coding sequence TTTTAATTCCGAATCAAGTTCATACTATGTAGCTCCCGAAGATTCAAACTTAAAATTCATTGATGCTTCAATTAGCCCAGATGGAAATACATTTTTCCATTGTGGTTTGCAAAGAGGCACAACATCTATTTTCAAAGTAGACTTACAGGGAAATATATTATCCGGAGCTGGTGGAGGTTATATTTCACATTTGAGTCAATCGACAACAACTGCCTTACACGCTACTCCGGATGGAGGATGTATTTATGCCAATAATTCTGAAGCCTGGTCAATGTACTACTTTTCATATTCTGAAATAACTAAAATTGATGGCTCCGGTCACTTGAGTTGGAACATCCTACTTCCGTGTGATTCAACATCTTCAATTTCACCTGTTCAAGAAGTTTATGACATTGCAATACTTCCGAATGGAAATTATGCATGTCTGGCTTTAGATTCAACATATATTCTTGATTCACTTGGCAATTTGATCAGGACATTGAATTTTCAAGGTCCGGGAAAAATCTTAGGCTTCTCTAATGGTGATATGTATCTGGAATGTTCTTCTTTTAGAGGCAGGATGGACACCAATGGAAATCCAATTTGGAACAATAACAGTTCATTGCTTCATCATGATACAACATTGTATAAATTATCCGGAACTACCATGAATAAACTTGATGGTATGACAGGGGCCATCATCTCCTCTGCTCCTTATACACCCTCAAGTCTGGGCAATATATTGATGATGTCAGATGGTGGTTGGTGCAACTATAATTCTACTTCTATCAAGCGATTTGATTCAAACGGCGTATTAAAATGGCATTCGGTAATAACTTTACCAAGATTTGGAATGAATTACATAGCTGAGCAATCAGATCATACGATAATTACCGGAGGAACTTATTTGAGTAAAAGGGTTACTGCAAATGAATATGATTTTTCAGCCTTCATTGCAACTATTGACTCTACCGGTCATAGTGTAATGGACAGCACTACTCAAACCTGGCCAGGAGATGCTAATGATGATGGGATCGTTGAATTTTCCGATGTGATTTATATTGCCCTAGCACAAGGCGCCACCGGTCCAAACAGAGTGGATTCTTCATTATATAATTTTAACGACTTGCAATATCATGGAGGTTTTGAAATCGGAGATATTGCAATAGATTTCCCGGGTCATTTTCAAAATGGTGTGAATCTTAAGCAATGTGATGTTTATGCAGATGGAAAAATTGACTCCCTTGATATTAATGATTTAGCAAGTAATATAAGTATCTATACTTACTATCCATTTTGGAGAAGAAAGTCGCCATCGTCGGAAAATTCATCTTTACCATATTTCAGCGTTGTACCAGATCGGGATTCAGCATTTTCAGGTGATACTGTCAGAATTTACTTCATCCTGGGTGATAATGGCATTTCAGTGGACTCTATTTTTGGATTAGCATTTACCCTTCATTCGTCCCCCTCTCAATTTTGGAGGCAAGGTATAGTAGTCAACAGCAATGTACTGAACAGTGATCTTGGCACCATAAGTGAATTGAGATTTGGAGGTTATTCACAAGTTGGCTTGTATTTTGCAAGGCGTGATTTACAAAATGCATACAATGTTCAGGATACGATTGGTTATATTGATTATAAAATCTTTGATACTTTAAGTTATCATAGCATAATCAATTTTCCCGTTGGCTCTTTCCAGGCTATCACAGCAAGTGGTTTTCCAGTTGACTTCCAATACAATTCTATTCCAATATGTGCACGTTCTATTATTGCTTCTTCTCCGGAAGTTCAGCTGAATAAGATCTCCCTTTCTCCTAACCCGGCATCCGATCAACTTACTTTGGATCATTTGCCTGAAGGCGATCTGTCAATACAAATCTTCAATACCGAAGGAAAACTCTGTTATTCTGAAAAAATTTCGGATACCCCTTCATACCAAATCAACCTGAGTAATTTCATTCCGGGATTGTACCAGCTACTACTGAGAAATGGAAACAGTTTGAGTGTAAGTAGGAAATTTGTGAAAGAGTAA
- a CDS encoding acyl-CoA thioesterase, which yields MFKHKSPLHIRFSDVDAFGHVNNACYLTYIEEARVKYFDEVVDWSYDWSTKGIILAKAEIDFILPIHFKDELYVYTRCSRIGNKSFDLEYQLTRFWEGKEIIMADAVTVMVAFDYTTKKSIEVPDAWREALKAYEGADVLVQ from the coding sequence ATGTTCAAACACAAATCTCCTCTGCACATCCGTTTTTCTGATGTAGATGCATTCGGACATGTGAACAATGCCTGTTATCTTACTTACATCGAAGAAGCAAGAGTCAAATATTTTGATGAGGTGGTGGACTGGTCTTACGACTGGTCAACAAAAGGCATTATCCTGGCGAAAGCGGAAATAGATTTTATTCTGCCGATTCATTTCAAGGATGAATTGTATGTGTACACACGATGTTCCCGCATCGGTAATAAAAGTTTCGACCTGGAATATCAGCTGACACGTTTCTGGGAAGGCAAAGAAATCATCATGGCCGACGCAGTTACGGTCATGGTCGCTTTTGATTACACCACAAAAAAATCAATCGAAGTCCCCGACGCCTGGCGTGAAGCATTAAAGGCGTATGAGGGAGCGGATGTGCTGGTGCAGTAG
- a CDS encoding tRNA-(ms[2]io[6]A)-hydroxylase codes for MLGLKLPTDPRWVNIVETNISEILTDHAYCEQKAATNAINIVIQFPEYPDLVDALLELAREELQHFQQVHKKIIERGYSLGKERRDEYVFELNNFIRKGHTKNIVLVDKLLFSALVEARSCERFKVLSDNINDPDLKEFYRDLMISEANHYTLFLGFAKKYADGVDVDQRWKEYLEYEAGIIAKYGKKETIHG; via the coding sequence ATGCTAGGATTAAAATTGCCCACAGATCCACGTTGGGTGAATATTGTGGAAACAAATATCAGCGAAATTCTTACGGATCATGCTTATTGTGAGCAGAAGGCTGCGACCAATGCGATCAATATTGTCATTCAGTTTCCGGAGTATCCTGACCTGGTGGACGCACTGCTTGAGCTTGCCCGGGAGGAGCTGCAACATTTTCAGCAGGTACATAAAAAGATCATCGAAAGAGGCTATTCTTTAGGCAAAGAGCGCAGGGATGAATATGTATTTGAGTTGAATAATTTCATCCGGAAAGGACATACAAAAAATATTGTTCTTGTTGACAAGCTTCTTTTTTCTGCACTTGTAGAAGCGAGGAGTTGTGAGCGTTTCAAGGTTCTTAGCGACAATATCAACGATCCTGACCTGAAAGAATTTTACCGCGACTTGATGATCAGTGAAGCGAATCATTACACCCTTTTTCTTGGCTTCGCGAAAAAATATGCCGATGGAGTAGATGTAGATCAGCGCTGGAAAGAATATCTAGAATACGAGGCAGGGATTATTGCAAAGTACGGGAAGAAAGAGACGATTCATGGATAG